One window of Pseudobdellovibrionaceae bacterium genomic DNA carries:
- a CDS encoding VWA domain-containing protein, which translates to MCLKLGVKGLSVIMFLGLAACAKYDFAPVEPEGQKLVDEPGEPVIINPPELVQIHSAQMKLGSSAASFNQDSLDSNRTTVTFQAVTSGGEYLNNLNSSEIVLKENGVTVPAFNMTSNPQSSRRTVDIAFLIDVTCSMNPTIASAKTRVINFINSSRAAGYHTRMCLSTFGDYTVRKCDRFYDNDPSKPETQAQVDELISEVNGLSAGCGAADPGGRDLDENPLQAVIDVESAPWAQGSQRFGILLTDAGFLYGPQNPGALGANAPVYTNVLASLARSQVNLFAATPSRAGYERNFGTNLGIIPASNGEHFPYMDLVNGNITLNTILNRIMLRVQTTYALEYVSDDVPGLNPALPLNQRTFTVTLVNGTTETVRITGSTSNLPTGRAEYKKKWKLSDKDIDLSSLVVKINGAVVTSGFRIANGEIVFTNAPARGAKIEVSFAYASLIDSLQTSPVVLNAAEDLNKIAVFLNGKKVTGTYVRFEKNLEGQWLMLLNPAALTENDPFGIRANGGLLNVQVFRAQ; encoded by the coding sequence ATGTGCCTGAAGTTGGGTGTTAAAGGTTTGTCTGTGATCATGTTCCTGGGTCTGGCGGCTTGCGCGAAGTATGATTTCGCCCCGGTCGAACCGGAAGGTCAAAAGCTGGTGGACGAGCCGGGAGAACCCGTCATCATCAACCCCCCGGAGCTGGTGCAAATCCACTCGGCGCAGATGAAACTCGGCTCGTCGGCCGCTTCGTTCAACCAGGACAGCCTGGATTCGAACCGCACCACCGTGACGTTCCAAGCGGTCACCTCGGGCGGTGAGTACCTGAACAACCTGAACTCGAGCGAAATCGTCTTGAAAGAGAACGGCGTGACCGTCCCCGCTTTCAATATGACTTCGAATCCCCAGTCGAGCCGTCGCACGGTCGATATCGCCTTCCTGATCGACGTCACTTGTTCGATGAATCCCACCATCGCGTCGGCGAAAACCCGCGTGATCAACTTCATCAACTCGTCGCGCGCGGCGGGCTACCACACCCGTATGTGCCTTTCGACTTTCGGTGATTACACGGTTCGTAAGTGCGATCGCTTCTACGATAACGATCCTTCGAAACCCGAAACGCAAGCTCAGGTCGACGAGCTGATCTCGGAAGTGAACGGCCTGTCGGCCGGTTGCGGTGCGGCCGATCCCGGTGGCCGTGACCTCGACGAAAATCCTTTGCAAGCCGTCATCGACGTCGAGAGCGCTCCTTGGGCGCAAGGTTCGCAGCGCTTCGGCATCCTGCTGACCGACGCGGGCTTCTTGTACGGTCCGCAAAATCCCGGTGCTTTGGGCGCGAACGCTCCCGTCTACACCAACGTTTTGGCTTCGCTGGCCCGCTCGCAAGTCAACCTCTTCGCGGCGACCCCTTCGCGCGCCGGCTACGAGCGCAACTTCGGTACGAATCTGGGAATCATCCCCGCTTCGAACGGCGAGCACTTCCCTTACATGGATCTCGTGAACGGCAACATCACGCTCAACACCATCTTGAATCGCATCATGCTGCGCGTGCAAACGACTTACGCTTTGGAGTACGTGTCTGACGACGTGCCGGGCCTGAATCCCGCCCTGCCACTGAATCAGCGCACGTTCACGGTCACCTTGGTGAATGGCACGACGGAAACGGTGCGCATCACGGGTTCGACCTCGAATCTCCCGACCGGTCGCGCCGAGTACAAAAAGAAGTGGAAGCTGTCGGATAAAGACATCGACCTCTCTTCACTCGTCGTGAAAATCAACGGCGCCGTCGTCACCTCGGGCTTCCGCATCGCGAACGGCGAGATCGTGTTCACGAACGCTCCGGCCCGCGGCGCGAAAATCGAAGTCAGCTTCGCTTACGCAAGCCTCATCGACTCCCTGCAGACTTCGCCGGTGGTCCTGAACGCCGCGGAAGATCTGAACAAGATCGCGGTTTTCCTGAACGGCAAAAAAGTGACCGGCACTTACGTTCGCTTCGAGAAAAACCTCGAAGGTCAGTGGCTGATGCTGCTGAACCCGGCGGCACTCACGGAAAACGATCCGTTCGGCATCCGCGCCAACGGCGGTCTCCTGAACGTGCAAGTCTTCCGCGCGCAGTAG
- a CDS encoding TIGR00730 family Rossman fold protein, producing the protein MKICVFCGSRMGRDQDLVQETVELGRFFAREGFELVYGGGKVGLMGKIADGVLEGGGRVTGIIPTFLSTEEVARHDLTTLEMVQTMEERKRRMFEISDAFVTLPGGFGSLDELFEAVTLTQLRIHEKPNLIVSYRGYYDDLDRQLQRMETDGFMTSETRRLCEFLSDFGALKAALLGLRS; encoded by the coding sequence ATGAAAATCTGTGTGTTCTGCGGCTCAAGAATGGGCCGTGATCAAGATCTGGTGCAAGAGACGGTGGAGCTCGGTCGATTCTTCGCGCGCGAAGGTTTCGAGCTTGTTTACGGTGGCGGTAAAGTCGGCCTGATGGGAAAAATCGCCGACGGCGTGCTCGAGGGCGGCGGGCGGGTGACCGGCATTATCCCGACTTTTCTTTCCACCGAAGAGGTCGCGCGCCATGACCTGACCACACTCGAGATGGTGCAGACGATGGAAGAGCGCAAACGCCGCATGTTCGAGATCTCGGACGCTTTCGTGACGCTGCCGGGAGGCTTCGGCTCGCTGGACGAACTTTTCGAAGCGGTGACCCTCACCCAGCTTCGCATCCACGAAAAGCCGAACCTCATCGTTTCGTACCGCGGTTACTACGACGACCTCGATCGCCAGCTTCAGCGCATGGAAACCGACGGCTTCATGACGTCCGAGACGCGGAGACTCTGCGAGTTTCTGTCGGACTTCGGCGCGCTGAAGGCGGCGTTGCTGGGGCTCCGGTCGTAA
- a CDS encoding DUF4040 domain-containing protein — translation MVAPLLAAVPLALAAFFAWLVQGAPDGLFYSSLPWAPSIGLNLSFRIDGLSQLFLLLILGVGFVIQSFAAVYFQGKFEMWRRYRGPMLLFTLAMVGAVTSDNLLLLFMFWEMTSLASFFLIGLERERVTARHAAQMALIVTGAGGLCLLAGALMLGQMAGHFEISRLLGEAASLRDHPWLPAVFALFALGALTKSAQFPFHFWLPNAMAAPAPVSAYLHSATMVKLGIYLLYRFYPLFGSLEWWPWVLIGSGGITFVWGAWVALHKTDLKSLLANTTISGLGLLVLCLGVGTPGALTAGLVFLLAHALYKAPMFLLTGVIEKKVGTRDLRELTGLGWKIPGLTLAMALAAGSMAGLPPGIGFVAKELAIEFALTGDYLIMVFVFWGSVFTIATALRLAHAPFWGRPAANIEPREIVAGSAWGITAAPLVLTIVGLAAGIFVAAAGAALIDPTLSAIGSPTTESALSLWHGLNWALGLGIFTWIAGALVYRFHPIIETFGSRAYFDGDYAYEVVLRGTLRAGATLTRLLQNGSLQFYLIVNVFAIIGAGYLAYWTAPALSLELLTTEATHPPIYDIQQIWGILLCFLMMGMAGLSLTTRYALTSVLGMSGVGFAVVVFFVFFGAPDLALTQFAVECIGLLILVLILPSMPPFRRMTTSGFRRFQTMLSVGAGFMVFLGVWIGQIKGNASGLSEYFGAQSWLEANGRNVVNVILVDFRGLDTMGEITVLVIAALGVGVLLRRPTQPDGEKGSE, via the coding sequence GTGGTCGCGCCGCTCTTGGCGGCGGTGCCGCTGGCGCTCGCCGCGTTTTTCGCGTGGCTGGTGCAGGGCGCTCCCGACGGGCTTTTTTACTCCAGCCTTCCCTGGGCGCCGTCCATCGGCTTGAACCTGTCATTTCGTATCGACGGGTTGAGCCAGCTTTTTTTGCTTTTGATTTTGGGCGTGGGTTTCGTGATTCAAAGTTTCGCCGCCGTCTACTTCCAAGGGAAGTTCGAGATGTGGCGGCGCTACCGCGGCCCCATGTTGCTCTTCACGCTGGCCATGGTGGGCGCGGTCACCTCGGACAACCTGCTGCTCCTTTTTATGTTCTGGGAGATGACGAGCCTGGCTTCGTTCTTCCTGATCGGTCTGGAGCGCGAGCGGGTCACCGCACGGCACGCGGCGCAGATGGCGCTCATCGTGACGGGGGCGGGGGGCTTGTGTCTGCTGGCGGGGGCGTTGATGCTTGGCCAGATGGCGGGGCATTTCGAGATTTCACGCCTGCTGGGTGAAGCGGCGAGTCTGCGCGATCATCCATGGCTGCCCGCCGTGTTCGCGCTGTTCGCGCTGGGAGCCTTGACGAAGTCCGCGCAGTTTCCGTTTCACTTTTGGCTCCCCAACGCCATGGCGGCGCCCGCGCCCGTGAGTGCTTATCTGCATTCCGCGACGATGGTGAAGCTCGGGATCTATCTGCTTTACCGCTTCTATCCCTTGTTCGGTTCGCTCGAGTGGTGGCCATGGGTGCTCATCGGCTCGGGCGGCATCACCTTCGTGTGGGGCGCGTGGGTGGCGCTGCATAAGACCGATTTGAAATCGCTTCTGGCCAATACGACGATCAGTGGTCTGGGGCTTCTGGTTTTGTGTCTGGGCGTCGGGACACCGGGCGCGCTGACGGCGGGGCTCGTGTTCCTGCTCGCGCACGCTCTCTACAAGGCGCCGATGTTTCTGCTGACCGGCGTGATCGAGAAAAAAGTCGGGACCCGCGATCTGCGCGAACTCACCGGTCTGGGCTGGAAGATTCCGGGACTGACGCTCGCGATGGCGCTCGCCGCGGGTTCGATGGCGGGGCTGCCGCCGGGAATCGGGTTCGTCGCGAAGGAACTGGCCATCGAGTTCGCGTTGACCGGCGACTACCTGATCATGGTGTTCGTTTTTTGGGGTTCGGTCTTCACGATCGCGACCGCGCTGCGCTTGGCGCACGCGCCGTTCTGGGGGCGCCCCGCCGCGAACATCGAACCGCGTGAAATCGTCGCGGGCTCGGCGTGGGGAATCACCGCCGCGCCGCTCGTTTTGACGATCGTGGGGCTCGCGGCGGGAATATTCGTGGCGGCCGCGGGCGCGGCGTTGATCGACCCAACGCTCTCGGCGATCGGTTCGCCGACCACTGAATCCGCATTGTCATTGTGGCACGGATTGAACTGGGCGCTCGGCCTTGGCATTTTCACGTGGATCGCGGGCGCGCTCGTTTACCGCTTTCATCCGATCATCGAGACTTTCGGTAGCCGCGCGTACTTCGACGGCGATTACGCCTACGAAGTCGTTTTGCGCGGAACTTTGCGCGCGGGCGCGACGCTCACCCGGCTTTTGCAGAACGGATCGCTGCAGTTTTACCTGATCGTCAACGTCTTCGCGATCATCGGGGCGGGCTACCTTGCGTACTGGACGGCCCCGGCGCTCAGTCTGGAGCTTCTGACCACGGAAGCGACGCACCCGCCAATCTACGACATCCAGCAAATCTGGGGCATCCTGCTTTGCTTTTTGATGATGGGGATGGCGGGCCTTTCGCTGACGACCCGCTACGCGTTGACCTCGGTGCTCGGCATGAGCGGCGTGGGCTTCGCGGTCGTCGTGTTTTTCGTTTTCTTCGGCGCGCCGGATCTGGCGCTCACCCAGTTCGCCGTCGAGTGCATCGGGCTTTTGATCCTCGTTTTGATTCTGCCGTCGATGCCGCCGTTCCGTCGCATGACCACGAGCGGGTTCCGTCGTTTCCAAACGATGCTGTCCGTGGGCGCGGGCTTCATGGTCTTCTTGGGCGTGTGGATCGGGCAGATCAAAGGCAACGCCTCGGGCCTTTCCGAGTATTTCGGCGCGCAGAGCTGGCTTGAGGCCAATGGCCGCAACGTCGTGAACGTGATTTTGGTCGACTTCCGCGGACTCGATACGATGGGCGAAATCACGGTGCTCGTCATCGCCGCGCTCGGGGTTGGGGTTTTGCTGCGTCGCCCGACTCAACCCGACGGTGAAAAGGGGAGCGAATGA
- a CDS encoding NADH-quinone oxidoreductase subunit K, translating into MNIAGTPLQFVFALTVGFLFAAGLWLMMRKNFVKIVVGFTLLGHAVNLTVFSSGGLVATNAPLIAAGETTLATGSADPLPQALVLTAIVIGFAAQIFLIVLMRGAAALMAARPDSEIGGDE; encoded by the coding sequence ATGAACATCGCGGGGACGCCACTCCAGTTCGTCTTCGCCCTGACCGTGGGCTTTTTGTTCGCCGCGGGGCTGTGGCTGATGATGCGCAAAAACTTCGTCAAAATCGTCGTGGGGTTCACGCTTTTGGGACACGCGGTGAACTTGACGGTCTTTTCGAGCGGAGGGTTGGTCGCGACGAACGCGCCCCTGATCGCCGCCGGCGAGACGACACTCGCCACGGGATCGGCCGATCCACTGCCGCAAGCGCTCGTGCTGACCGCCATCGTGATCGGCTTCGCCGCGCAGATTTTTTTGATCGTGCTCATGCGGGGAGCGGCGGCCTTGATGGCGGCGCGACCGGATTCGGAAATCGGGGGTGACGAGTGA